A single genomic interval of Aureliella helgolandensis harbors:
- a CDS encoding alpha/beta hydrolase: MKLLPRTVFANTATSVARTISLLSPGRLRPFQRLTRVVSCGAQSILCGLLAALVSIPSVLAEETYQESPGQEGNGDWVVGPEYAIDPDLTDLGNPKGKSFEFSLRLADSKIFDGQDATLDPKKKVRDERRVWVYVPAAYQDGTPAPLLVTLDGPSRLDLVRHALDNLTISQDPQRKLPAFIAIAVQNGGDDSKGSQRGLEYDTMSDRFARLINEEVLPAVLSQPDIKAAYPNIAFTDNPWGKAVMGCSSGGAAALTMGWFRPDLFRRLITYSGTFVDQQDDDAAEEAEYPLGAWEYHSSLKLIENSETKPLRIFTHVSEHDNRARDPEETYHNWVMANRRTAAALKSKGYNYRFVFSQSTKHCDKQVFELTLADTLVWMWRGYHAD, translated from the coding sequence ATGAAACTGCTCCCGAGAACTGTGTTTGCCAATACTGCGACAAGTGTTGCACGCACGATTTCCCTGCTTTCCCCCGGTCGCCTACGTCCGTTCCAGCGACTCACGCGTGTTGTTTCTTGCGGGGCGCAGTCCATACTGTGTGGGCTCCTGGCGGCCCTGGTTAGCATCCCAAGCGTATTGGCTGAGGAAACCTACCAGGAATCGCCGGGGCAAGAGGGCAATGGTGATTGGGTCGTCGGTCCTGAATATGCAATCGATCCCGACTTAACTGACCTAGGAAATCCCAAGGGCAAGAGTTTTGAATTTTCTCTGCGACTTGCGGACAGCAAGATCTTTGACGGCCAGGACGCGACGCTCGATCCTAAGAAGAAGGTTCGCGATGAACGTCGAGTTTGGGTTTACGTGCCTGCCGCCTATCAAGATGGCACTCCCGCTCCACTGTTGGTGACCCTCGACGGCCCCAGCCGCTTGGACCTCGTTCGCCATGCGCTCGACAATCTGACGATATCCCAAGATCCACAGCGGAAGCTACCCGCGTTCATTGCAATCGCGGTTCAAAACGGGGGGGACGACAGCAAGGGAAGTCAGCGTGGGCTTGAATATGACACGATGTCTGATCGTTTTGCGAGATTGATCAACGAGGAAGTGCTGCCTGCGGTTTTAAGCCAGCCCGACATCAAAGCGGCGTATCCGAACATTGCGTTCACCGACAATCCCTGGGGGAAAGCGGTCATGGGGTGCAGTTCCGGAGGCGCCGCCGCACTGACGATGGGATGGTTTCGGCCCGACCTCTTTCGTCGGTTAATCACCTATTCTGGAACCTTTGTAGATCAGCAAGATGATGATGCGGCCGAAGAGGCAGAGTATCCGTTAGGTGCTTGGGAATATCATTCAAGCCTCAAGCTGATTGAGAATTCGGAAACGAAGCCGCTACGTATTTTTACCCACGTTTCGGAACATGACAATCGCGCGCGAGATCCCGAGGAAACCTACCATAACTGGGTCATGGCGAATCGGCGAACGGCCGCGGCCCTCAAATCTAAAGGCTACAATTATCGGTTCGTGTTTAGCCAATCCACCAAGCACTGCGACAAGCAGGTGTTTGAATTAACGTTAGCGGATACGCTGGTGTGGATGTGGCGCGGCTATCACGCAGACTGA
- a CDS encoding DUF7133 domain-containing protein has product MATIDLYIPFARSRKRHIAMLSLALGCIASCSLFAQSIPEERRITYREQSLTPYDPFPADEMWKRIEIPPAPALSPEEALKSFKVAPGFRLQCIASEPLVVDPVTFEFDPDGRIWAVEFRGWMLDIDGKGEGDPIGKVVVLEDTDGDTIMDKSTVFLDNLVMPRAISFVQGGVLVAEPPNLWYCQDTNGDLKCDRKTLVAQYGRPGNPEHTENGLMHALDNWMYSANATQRHKFTDGKLIEEPTRYRGQWGITQDDYGRLFYNYENSPLHGDLFPAEYLSRNNHLGLSEGLNVNIAAQDREVFPIRVTPGITLGANELRDDGTLRTFTIACGPSIYRGDQFPAEYYGSAVIPEAAGNLVRLAKITENGVHLTAQNAFGKRELLASTDERFRPVCSRTGPDGAIYVCDLYRGIIEHVIFMMPYLRNQILSRGLDKPLGRGRIYRIVHEGKPLGPPPKMSQQKSLELVEHLSHPNGWWRDTAQRLLVERQAVDAAGALRALAQNGASHLARIHALWTLEGIGRLDWETVSAALADKNQWVRMSAIRLSERFLDDHQAAATLARLKQTTFSDDPEGVRLQLLFTLGEAMQSAAADADGTLQDQVERQMAENVVAAPSALIRTAALSGLAGHELEFAARLMKHPGWTETMESQHQIIDTLAMATTDEGQPERVGRLLELAAGVDAKTPWQTDAIMAGVVTSRLSLSKWPVPIALAQRPALLDLLVGSSRPTRNKYGEQLQRIVTWRGDTNEHPQRPVLKPLTSEQEALYNLGDAVYKATCHACHKADGRGMAGQAPPLAESEWVSGDPQRLARIVLHGLHGPVKVGDQDWNMAMPGLGHSPIMNDERLAGVLTYVRRNWDNFGSPVTPDWVASIRQATRDRKTPWTVEELLAPQAAALETPAEEVDPLDRYRPVLDQGDAERGRELFHRNVKVRCNACHKIGDTGGGFVGPDLTVVGSRATTEHLLQSLVDPSAEIAKGFETLVVVTESGEIVSGTFVSEDEGQLVVAPVSGGSVAIDVDEIVERVASPISSMPPMGEAFTAEQIADLVAYLATLKSTGANRLNYLDDVDPYYVSHQFPKLTTPMWVDEEEVECVVILSIDDLRDTQQYERFLRPVLDRLKKIDGRAPLSIFTCSAKPGDPQLERWLSEGLSLEVHTMDHPCPLFGFGDLEKIRTTIDDCTDLIAKIPHNRPVAFRSPCCDVLNSNSPRLYSEILAKTTPEGNFLSMSSTVHHLFTKDDPSLPRDIVLDEGGRDRFLKFIKGNVKILGKTGYEYANYVTNYPYPYVVGRQIWEIPCHAPGDHQADFYAQHYGHRIVEEWKKGVDGAVVKQGLCTLLFHPYGKCTPEQIIEVIDYATSKYGRRIKFLTMRDVQERLNRTLLAGHPLRSAKGEDNGVRLLDVNHDGVLDVVIGNEQAQLTRLWSPETSSWREIDFPLRLVDNAARDAGVRFGILDDDGLPTAIVRNGRQAGAWRFDGERWVEQPQRLKGLDLDGQPVLTGEDGHDRGVRLRDIDGDGCCELLVGNDSQRAVFAWSTQMDRWEQLPYALPAGTTIVDAQGRDAGLRLADTNGDGRQDVIFSSDTHYSVHEFVSPQDGWAQMVVSGKDGDDRAIPPIVTSGENNGAFLHSGRLWVVNEQTNPLPNHAATIDLSQLNETAPPAKP; this is encoded by the coding sequence ATGGCGACAATCGATTTGTACATTCCGTTTGCTCGAAGTCGAAAGCGTCACATTGCCATGCTGTCGCTGGCGTTAGGGTGCATCGCATCCTGTTCGCTCTTCGCTCAGTCGATTCCCGAGGAGCGGCGGATTACCTATCGCGAGCAATCGCTGACGCCTTACGACCCATTCCCCGCCGACGAAATGTGGAAGCGGATTGAGATCCCGCCCGCACCGGCCCTTTCGCCGGAGGAAGCTCTTAAGTCATTCAAGGTCGCGCCCGGCTTTCGCCTGCAATGCATCGCCTCCGAACCGTTGGTTGTCGATCCGGTGACGTTTGAGTTCGACCCGGACGGGCGGATTTGGGCAGTAGAATTTCGCGGTTGGATGCTGGACATCGACGGCAAAGGCGAAGGCGATCCGATCGGCAAAGTTGTCGTGCTGGAAGACACCGATGGCGATACGATCATGGATAAGTCGACCGTATTTCTCGACAATCTAGTGATGCCGCGGGCCATTTCGTTCGTACAAGGGGGCGTGCTTGTGGCCGAACCACCGAACCTTTGGTACTGCCAGGACACCAACGGCGATCTGAAGTGCGACCGTAAGACGCTGGTCGCTCAGTACGGTCGGCCTGGCAATCCCGAGCACACCGAAAACGGCCTGATGCACGCCCTGGACAATTGGATGTACTCGGCCAATGCGACGCAGCGGCACAAGTTCACCGATGGCAAGCTAATCGAAGAACCGACGCGTTACCGCGGCCAATGGGGAATCACGCAGGACGACTATGGCCGGCTGTTTTACAACTATGAGAACAGTCCGTTGCACGGCGATTTGTTTCCGGCGGAATATCTGAGCCGCAACAACCATCTCGGATTGAGCGAAGGCCTCAATGTTAACATTGCGGCTCAAGACCGCGAGGTGTTTCCCATACGCGTCACGCCAGGGATTACCCTCGGCGCCAACGAACTGCGCGACGATGGCACCCTGCGGACCTTTACCATCGCCTGCGGGCCTTCCATTTACCGCGGCGATCAATTTCCCGCCGAGTATTACGGCAGCGCCGTGATCCCCGAAGCCGCCGGCAACCTAGTGCGTCTGGCGAAGATCACCGAGAACGGCGTGCATCTCACAGCGCAGAACGCCTTTGGCAAGCGAGAACTGTTGGCTTCGACCGACGAACGCTTTCGACCAGTGTGCAGTCGCACCGGACCGGATGGGGCGATTTATGTTTGCGATCTGTATCGCGGCATCATTGAACACGTGATTTTCATGATGCCCTACCTGCGGAATCAGATCCTCTCGCGGGGCCTCGACAAACCACTCGGCCGGGGGCGCATTTATCGCATCGTCCACGAGGGCAAACCACTCGGCCCACCGCCGAAGATGTCCCAGCAGAAATCGCTGGAGTTGGTCGAGCATCTTTCGCATCCCAATGGCTGGTGGCGTGATACGGCACAGCGACTATTGGTCGAGCGCCAGGCCGTCGACGCGGCAGGCGCGCTGCGCGCGTTGGCGCAAAATGGGGCAAGCCACCTGGCGCGTATCCATGCGCTGTGGACGCTCGAAGGTATCGGACGACTCGATTGGGAAACGGTCAGCGCCGCGCTGGCCGACAAAAATCAATGGGTGCGCATGTCCGCGATTCGACTGAGCGAGCGATTCCTCGACGATCACCAGGCTGCCGCGACGTTGGCTCGGCTCAAACAAACAACTTTCTCCGACGATCCGGAGGGAGTGCGTTTGCAATTGCTCTTCACGTTAGGTGAAGCAATGCAATCCGCGGCCGCAGATGCAGACGGGACCTTGCAAGATCAGGTGGAACGTCAAATGGCTGAAAACGTGGTTGCCGCGCCGTCGGCCTTGATTCGCACGGCCGCGCTCAGCGGACTGGCTGGGCACGAACTGGAATTTGCCGCGCGTCTGATGAAACACCCGGGCTGGACCGAGACAATGGAGTCGCAACACCAAATCATCGACACCTTGGCAATGGCCACCACCGACGAGGGCCAGCCCGAGCGGGTCGGCCGGTTGCTCGAACTGGCCGCGGGCGTCGATGCCAAGACACCCTGGCAGACGGACGCCATCATGGCTGGCGTGGTGACTTCGCGGCTCAGCCTCAGCAAATGGCCCGTGCCGATTGCATTGGCCCAGCGGCCCGCGCTGCTCGACTTGCTCGTCGGTTCCTCGCGGCCAACGCGGAACAAGTACGGCGAGCAGCTTCAGCGGATCGTCACCTGGCGGGGAGATACGAATGAACATCCCCAACGACCAGTCCTAAAACCGCTCACCTCCGAGCAGGAAGCGCTCTATAACTTGGGCGACGCGGTCTACAAAGCCACCTGCCACGCTTGCCACAAGGCCGACGGACGGGGCATGGCGGGCCAAGCGCCGCCGCTGGCCGAGTCCGAGTGGGTCAGCGGCGACCCCCAGCGCCTCGCAAGGATTGTCCTGCACGGACTGCACGGCCCAGTGAAGGTCGGCGATCAGGATTGGAATATGGCGATGCCGGGACTCGGGCACAGCCCCATCATGAACGACGAGCGGTTGGCGGGCGTGTTGACCTACGTGCGTCGCAATTGGGATAACTTCGGCAGCCCGGTAACGCCCGATTGGGTGGCCTCGATTCGCCAGGCAACCCGCGACCGCAAGACGCCCTGGACGGTGGAGGAATTGCTCGCTCCCCAAGCCGCAGCGCTCGAAACGCCAGCGGAGGAAGTCGATCCGCTCGATCGCTATCGCCCCGTGCTAGACCAAGGCGATGCGGAGCGCGGCCGCGAACTATTCCACCGGAACGTCAAGGTGCGATGCAACGCGTGTCACAAAATCGGCGATACCGGCGGCGGATTCGTCGGCCCCGATCTGACCGTCGTTGGTTCGCGTGCCACGACGGAGCACCTGTTGCAATCGCTCGTCGATCCAAGCGCGGAGATCGCCAAGGGGTTCGAGACCCTCGTCGTTGTGACTGAGTCGGGAGAGATCGTCTCCGGAACGTTTGTCTCCGAAGACGAGGGCCAGCTCGTCGTCGCACCGGTGAGCGGCGGGTCCGTCGCCATCGACGTTGACGAGATCGTCGAGCGCGTCGCGTCGCCGATCTCCAGCATGCCGCCCATGGGCGAGGCCTTTACGGCCGAGCAGATTGCCGATCTCGTGGCATATCTCGCCACGCTGAAGTCGACGGGCGCCAACCGCCTGAACTACCTCGATGACGTCGACCCTTACTATGTGTCGCACCAGTTCCCCAAGCTGACGACGCCGATGTGGGTCGACGAAGAAGAGGTCGAGTGCGTCGTCATTCTGTCGATCGACGACCTCCGCGACACGCAGCAGTATGAACGGTTCCTGCGTCCCGTCCTGGACCGGCTCAAGAAGATTGACGGCCGGGCCCCGCTCAGCATTTTCACCTGCTCAGCGAAGCCGGGGGATCCGCAGTTGGAACGCTGGCTTAGCGAGGGGCTATCGCTGGAGGTGCATACCATGGATCATCCTTGCCCGCTGTTCGGCTTTGGTGATCTTGAAAAAATCCGCACGACGATCGACGATTGCACCGATCTGATTGCGAAAATACCGCACAATCGACCGGTGGCGTTTCGTTCACCCTGCTGCGATGTATTGAATTCCAATAGTCCTCGGCTGTACAGCGAAATCTTGGCGAAAACCACGCCTGAGGGCAATTTTCTGTCGATGAGTTCCACGGTGCATCACTTGTTCACTAAGGACGATCCGTCGTTGCCCCGGGATATCGTGCTGGACGAAGGGGGACGCGACCGGTTTCTCAAGTTCATCAAGGGCAACGTCAAAATCCTGGGAAAGACCGGCTACGAGTATGCCAACTACGTTACGAATTACCCTTATCCCTATGTCGTTGGCCGCCAGATATGGGAAATCCCCTGCCACGCGCCAGGCGACCATCAGGCGGACTTTTACGCGCAGCACTACGGGCACCGCATCGTCGAGGAATGGAAAAAGGGTGTCGATGGTGCCGTCGTGAAACAGGGGCTGTGCACGTTGTTGTTCCATCCTTACGGCAAATGCACGCCTGAGCAGATTATCGAGGTGATCGACTATGCGACGAGCAAGTATGGCCGCCGCATCAAGTTTCTGACGATGCGCGACGTACAGGAGCGGCTCAACCGCACGCTGCTGGCCGGTCATCCATTGCGTTCGGCGAAGGGTGAAGACAATGGCGTTCGTCTGCTGGATGTGAACCATGACGGAGTGCTTGACGTCGTGATTGGAAACGAGCAAGCGCAGCTAACCCGTCTCTGGTCTCCAGAAACCAGCAGTTGGCGCGAGATCGACTTTCCGTTGCGTCTAGTCGACAATGCTGCGCGCGACGCTGGCGTGCGTTTCGGCATTCTGGATGACGACGGGTTGCCAACCGCAATCGTGCGAAACGGCCGACAGGCCGGCGCGTGGCGATTCGACGGTGAGAGGTGGGTCGAACAACCACAACGCCTAAAAGGGCTCGACTTAGACGGTCAGCCAGTGCTAACCGGCGAGGATGGCCACGACCGGGGCGTGCGACTGCGAGATATTGATGGCGACGGTTGCTGCGAACTGCTGGTGGGCAACGATTCCCAGCGGGCCGTGTTCGCATGGTCGACGCAGATGGATCGCTGGGAGCAGCTGCCGTACGCATTGCCTGCTGGTACGACAATTGTCGATGCCCAAGGCCGCGACGCCGGTCTCCGCCTGGCCGACACCAACGGCGACGGGAGGCAGGACGTGATTTTCTCGAGCGACACGCACTACTCCGTCCACGAGTTTGTTTCACCCCAAGACGGCTGGGCTCAGATGGTCGTGTCTGGAAAGGACGGCGACGACAGGGCCATTCCACCGATCGTCACAAGCGGTGAGAATAATGGCGCCTTCCTCCACTCCGGCCGCCTTTGGGTCGTGAACGAACAGACCAACCCATTGCCCAACCATGCCGCGACCATTGATTTGTCCCAGTTAAACGAGACCGCCCCGCCAGCCAAACCGTAA
- a CDS encoding thioesterase, FlK family gives MKSGLTVGATGRLTWSVDASMVITLGGDSRATVFSTPNMIMLMERAAREALRDYLEPGEESVGIEVNIRHTGGAPLGATVQGIAKVTVRDGRRVEFDVEAWAGDQQIGHGTHSRAIVQVSRIIENLEKQAGQEPRAMNLTPNTDALPVLETVLVELSGKVATVKLNRPKALNAVNVQMTDDLERLVAWLLGHPQQVRVVLLTGTGEAFCAGDDVKELRELPPDTARQLSLRQAELYLAFERVPQTIIALINGDAFGGGCVAAYSADMRIATHAARFAMPEIRLGWPPGYGVAQLTALVGKSRALEMCLLGEPIPAAKALEWGLINEVVPGASLHRRGELLAQKLLQMPAEALRETKRLVHLDEGAQPKVAHRADTEAYLRCLKLPDAQEGLLAFAEKRSPRFDGR, from the coding sequence ATGAAATCTGGTTTGACAGTGGGAGCAACGGGCCGGCTGACATGGTCCGTCGATGCTTCGATGGTGATCACGTTGGGCGGCGATTCTCGTGCCACCGTTTTCTCCACTCCGAATATGATCATGTTGATGGAGCGGGCGGCGCGTGAGGCCTTGCGGGATTATCTAGAGCCGGGGGAAGAGTCGGTAGGCATTGAGGTCAACATTCGGCACACGGGTGGTGCGCCCCTGGGGGCGACTGTGCAGGGAATCGCGAAAGTGACCGTGAGGGACGGTCGACGCGTGGAGTTTGATGTCGAAGCCTGGGCTGGTGATCAGCAGATCGGCCATGGAACGCATTCGCGAGCCATCGTCCAGGTAAGCCGGATTATTGAAAACCTCGAGAAGCAGGCTGGTCAGGAGCCAAGGGCCATGAATCTAACTCCCAATACTGATGCGCTGCCTGTATTGGAAACTGTGTTGGTCGAGCTTTCGGGGAAGGTCGCAACCGTCAAATTGAATCGTCCGAAGGCGCTCAATGCAGTGAATGTGCAGATGACCGATGATCTGGAACGCTTGGTTGCCTGGCTGTTGGGCCATCCGCAGCAGGTGCGAGTCGTGTTGCTGACCGGTACGGGGGAGGCGTTTTGTGCGGGAGATGACGTCAAGGAGTTGCGGGAGCTACCGCCAGACACAGCCCGTCAGCTCAGCCTGCGCCAAGCCGAGTTGTACCTCGCTTTTGAGAGAGTCCCGCAGACGATCATCGCACTAATCAACGGCGATGCGTTTGGAGGAGGCTGTGTGGCTGCGTACTCGGCTGACATGCGGATTGCAACGCATGCGGCTCGGTTCGCGATGCCCGAAATTCGCTTGGGGTGGCCGCCCGGTTATGGGGTTGCCCAGCTCACGGCCTTGGTCGGGAAATCTCGAGCCTTGGAGATGTGCTTGTTAGGCGAGCCCATCCCAGCGGCCAAAGCGCTGGAGTGGGGGCTCATCAATGAGGTTGTGCCGGGTGCGAGCTTGCACCGTCGGGGAGAGCTGCTGGCTCAGAAACTCTTGCAGATGCCAGCGGAAGCGTTGCGGGAAACCAAGCGTTTGGTCCATCTCGATGAGGGTGCGCAGCCGAAGGTAGCGCATCGCGCCGACACCGAGGCATACCTCCGCTGCTTGAAATTGCCCGATGCTCAGGAGGGGCTGTTGGCGTTTGCCGAGAAGAGGTCTCCCCGATTTGATGGTCGCTAA
- a CDS encoding nucleotidyl transferase family protein — protein sequence MKLFLAGLYAVSLLWVPVGSALAADGVRTLIFEDDFERAESQELRDEVGQGWGTNSKSRAAGNKQVDLKEGALHIYIHEAADHAVSVTHAAEFTNGTVELRFKLEHPQDSLGLNFADPNFKPVHAGHLCMAKIGTKYVELSDLKTGVMDLKTRELRLAKQVPASLEDELKTKKRRVANELELGKWYTLSVTISGETLGASIDGKEVASFASPGIAHPTKRMLRLSVPQRVVIDDLKIYSTK from the coding sequence ATGAAGTTGTTCTTAGCTGGTTTGTATGCGGTGAGCTTGTTGTGGGTACCCGTTGGAAGTGCGTTGGCTGCTGATGGAGTACGGACGTTGATTTTCGAAGATGACTTCGAACGCGCCGAATCACAAGAACTGCGAGATGAAGTTGGCCAGGGCTGGGGGACCAATAGTAAGAGCAGGGCTGCGGGGAATAAGCAGGTCGATCTCAAAGAGGGAGCCCTGCATATTTATATTCATGAGGCAGCGGACCATGCCGTTTCGGTGACCCATGCAGCTGAGTTTACCAATGGAACGGTCGAGTTGCGATTTAAACTTGAGCATCCCCAAGATAGCTTAGGCCTCAATTTTGCGGATCCCAACTTCAAGCCTGTGCACGCGGGGCATCTGTGCATGGCGAAAATTGGAACTAAGTATGTCGAGTTGTCGGACCTGAAAACTGGCGTAATGGATTTGAAAACGCGGGAATTGCGACTCGCTAAGCAGGTGCCAGCTTCCCTGGAGGACGAGCTGAAAACGAAAAAACGTCGTGTCGCGAATGAGCTGGAGCTTGGGAAGTGGTACACATTGTCGGTAACCATTTCCGGCGAGACGCTCGGCGCCTCGATTGATGGAAAAGAGGTGGCATCCTTTGCCTCGCCCGGTATCGCTCATCCTACCAAACGTATGCTACGGCTGTCGGTTCCCCAACGAGTGGTCATCGACGACTTGAAAATCTATTCCACCAAATAG
- a CDS encoding amidohydrolase family protein yields MNSSNSRINSDTGQPLLTPSTAANALSTVGQLLSPQADTSFEYLTRRGFVLSTAALGTTVVSESATWGAEAKEVPIPIIDSHIHLFDGSRPQGAPYVGPGGSSPTISLPDDYRKLAVPLGITGAIKVEASPWVEDNLWALQVMQSDEMMLGLVGNLQPEKPDFPELLVRHAKNPLFRGIRHGNLWGYDLTKMVKDDAFMKGMRLLSELDLSLDIANPTVPLLEAVAQLNDSVPDLRIIIDHLPSLEPTVDTQAAYDNVLKVLHSRKNIFVKLSAVIHRIAGKIVRDLEVHRPRLDRLIDVFGDDRILFGSDWPNSDGVAPLDQVVGIVKDYFADKPRELQEKYFWKNSVTAYKWKVKKDR; encoded by the coding sequence ATGAATTCTTCAAACTCGCGAATCAACAGTGACACTGGCCAGCCATTGCTAACACCCTCTACAGCAGCGAATGCGCTCAGCACAGTTGGCCAATTACTTTCTCCTCAAGCAGACACCTCTTTCGAATATCTGACACGACGCGGATTTGTTCTGAGCACGGCTGCGCTGGGAACGACAGTGGTGTCCGAGTCTGCCACATGGGGAGCTGAGGCGAAAGAGGTGCCGATTCCTATCATCGATTCACACATCCATCTGTTCGACGGATCGCGACCGCAGGGCGCTCCGTATGTTGGTCCCGGCGGCAGCTCGCCCACCATTTCACTGCCCGATGACTATCGGAAACTGGCCGTTCCTCTGGGAATTACTGGAGCAATCAAGGTCGAAGCCAGTCCGTGGGTCGAAGACAACTTGTGGGCATTGCAGGTCATGCAGTCGGACGAAATGATGCTCGGGCTGGTCGGCAATCTGCAGCCGGAGAAACCGGACTTCCCCGAATTGCTCGTTCGCCACGCCAAGAATCCACTGTTTCGAGGCATTCGTCACGGTAACCTATGGGGCTATGATCTCACGAAGATGGTCAAGGACGATGCGTTCATGAAGGGCATGCGTTTGTTGTCCGAGCTGGATCTGTCACTGGATATTGCCAACCCGACGGTGCCGTTGCTGGAAGCCGTCGCGCAGCTCAACGACAGCGTGCCGGATTTGCGCATCATCATCGATCACCTGCCAAGTCTGGAACCGACGGTGGATACTCAGGCGGCTTACGACAACGTTCTGAAAGTTCTGCACAGTCGAAAGAACATCTTCGTCAAACTGTCAGCCGTAATCCATCGCATTGCAGGTAAGATCGTCAGAGATCTGGAGGTGCATCGTCCGCGACTGGATCGATTGATCGACGTGTTTGGAGATGACCGGATTCTCTTCGGCAGCGATTGGCCGAACAGCGACGGAGTGGCTCCGCTTGATCAGGTCGTGGGCATCGTGAAAGACTACTTTGCCGACAAGCCGCGAGAACTCCAGGAAAAGTACTTCTGGAAAAATTCCGTTACGGCTTACAAGTGGAAAGTAAAAAAGGACCGTTGA